Proteins encoded together in one Lathyrus oleraceus cultivar Zhongwan6 chromosome 5, CAAS_Psat_ZW6_1.0, whole genome shotgun sequence window:
- the LOC127082596 gene encoding zinc finger protein 3-like, translated as MAANSDQFSATSVGILMKEKDAVKPQPSNSNFSEDASVGESKLQEHDFINPTKNMVVGSSSSSLANNKSNKQDNTEKKSLKKFPCNYCKSQFSSAQALGGHQNAHKKERAFAKHEQKVNNGFETPRHLFPYYTNYPNLSTIPYHGFRSYNRSLGINVESMIHKPRPSYSWMSPPFNYCHTSAWTPMQEMKTYSFLDGLQNESVNANTVTPTLKNLLKNLEDGVGESSINIANKSNSEEENSIVAATSDHVNHCINMEEVSEAELDLSLKL; from the coding sequence ATGGCTGCAAACTCTGATCAATTCTCTGCGACTTCAGTTGGGATATTAATGAAGGAGAAGGATGCTGTAAAACCTCAACCTTCAAATTCCAACTTCTCCGAGGATGCTTCTGTTGGCGAGTCAAAGTTGCAAGAACATGATTTTATCAACCCTACAAAGAACATGGTGGTGGGTTCATCTTCATCAAGTTTGGCTAATAATAAGTCCAACAAACAAGATAATACCGAAAAGAAATCATTGAAAAAATTTCCATGCAATTATTGTAAAAGTCAATTTTCATCTGCGCAAGCTTTAGGAGGACACCAGAATGCTCATAAAAAAGAGCGCGCATTCGCAAAACATGAACAGAAGGTAAACAATGGTTTTGAGACTCCTCGTCATCTTTTTCCTTACTACACTAATTATCCTAATCTTTCTACAATTCCTTATCATGGATTTAGATCCTATAATAGATCACTTGGAATTAATGTAGAATCTATGATTCACAAACCAAGGCCAAGCTATTCTTGGATGTCACCTCCTTTTAATTATTGTCATACTTCTGCATGGACACCAATGCAAGAGATGAAAACCTATTCTTTTCTTGATGGACTGCAGAATGAGAGTGTTAATGCAAATACTGTAACTCCAACTTTGAAGAATTTGCTTAAGAATTTAGAAGATGGTGTTGGAGAGTCTTCCATAAATATTGCTAATAAGTCAAACTCGGAAGAAGAGAATTCAATTGTAGCTGCCACAAGTGATCATGTTAATCATTGTATTAACATGGAAGAAGTTTCTGAAGCTGAGTTGGATTTGTCACTTAAACTTTGA